In one window of Solanum pennellii chromosome 2, SPENNV200 DNA:
- the LOC107009447 gene encoding uncharacterized protein LOC107009447 codes for MANSLILSIKVVLISIGAISLAMVAKASIPLIYHELPAIWSVVIAWLKPPYLYFVINGIILIIFATSRSSHHKEYSSSDEQLQPLITARTPPQSDLIAISQSELHSVQSEVKVFEVKPVLVNGSVVVMNHEDEDHDDPDESEAIVISKSVVSPSPEIESKNELLLIPATEKPLVSSRFGNRKPAVKMSPEGVKSLKVSRSKKPETLENTWKMITEGRHVPLTRHMKKSDTFHIHGRHVAAVDDDAPEENENSTTFPPQHHHQRRVLKSETFKDRTNYVSPSYSPSPMAVNIRKDPSLSSDDLNRKVEAFIKKFNEDMRLQRQQSMQQYMEMINRGV; via the exons ATGGCGAACAGTTTAATTCTATCGATTAAGGTTGTGCTAATATCAATTGGTGCAATTTCCTTAGCGATGGTAGCAAAAGCGTCGATTCCATTAATTTATCATGAGCTACCAGCAATTTGGAGTGTAGTTATAGCTTGGCTTAAGCCTCCGTATCTCTACTTTGTTATTAACGGTATAATCCTCATAATTTTCGCTACTTCTCGCTCGTCACACCATAAGGAGTACTCCAGCTCCGACGAACAACTCCAACCGTTGATTACCGCTAGAACACCTCCGCAGTCAGATTTGATAGCGATTTCTCAATCGGAGCTTCATTCAGTCCAAAGTGAAGTGAAGGTGTTTGAGGTTAAGCCAGTACTGGTGAACGGCTCCGTCGtggttatgaatcatgaagatGAAGATCACGATGATCCTGATGAAAGCGAAGCGATCGTGATTTCAAAATCAGTTGTTTCTCCGTCGCCGGAAATTGAATCTAAAAATGAGCTGCTTCTAATACCGGCAACTGAGAAACCTCTGGTTTCTTCCAGATTCGGTAACAGAAAACCTGCTGTGAAAATGAGTCCAGAAG GGGTGAAGTCACTGAAAGTGTCACGGTCGAAAAAGCCAGAGACATTAGAGAACACATGGAAAATGATAACAGAGGGTCGTCACGTGCCACTCACGAGGCATATGAAGAAATCAGACACCTTTCACATTCACGGGCGGCACGTGGCGGCCGTGGACGACGACGCTCCGGAGGAAAACGAAAATTCCACCACCTTTCCACCTCAGCACCACCACCAGAGGCGCGTGCTTAAGTCGGAGACTTTCAAGGACCGAACAAACTACGTCTCGCCGTCGTATTCACCGTCGCCGATGGCAGTGAATATCCGGAAGGATCCGTCGCTGAGCTCCGACGACTTGAATCGGAAAGTGGAGGCGTTTATTAAGAAGTTTAATGAAGATATGAGATTACAGAGGCAACAGTCTATGCAGCAGTACATGGAGATGATTAACCGTGGAGTCTAA
- the LOC107011761 gene encoding B3 domain-containing protein Os07g0563300 isoform X3, which yields MSSSAAASGNVCFNSNCKEFVEKTRKGWRRRTGEFAELCDRCGSAYDDGKFCDAFHLNSSGWRSCESCGKQIHCGCIVSFHTFVLLDAGGIECIACARKSFILPERIKDVNNWNPIAGSGPVPWRQAPSLFNGSTNQNELQHKAPFPEATVSIDRLSLGERPFALLSDNNRKDSCEKLMNGKLKIGVPGTPEDGYAGSNRDEAHKSCLSAPWQSSYANSELSAPSFCLTVGSASKNEPTVHSKVSVSVPQQTTLSIPLPLGKQLGGHATVDSAGETQVRSSKIRGDGRGKNQLLPRYWPRITDQELRRLSEDSNSVITPLFEKMLSASDAGRIGRLVLPKKCAEAYFPPISNPEGLPLKMQDLKGKEWMFQFRFWPNNNSRMYVLEGVTPCIQSMQLQAGDTVTFSRIEPEGKLVMGCRKASNILTADQGSEACSNGNGVATNGNASTKHTKSSEEVLANSTKKGFSSTTLVAATSARAEIKMSDDLVNESLGNNRPIRCKRKGSTMGSKRKRMRIDNDNLVELKVTVVQAQGLMRPPSSGAPTVIVIEGCEFEEYEQEDAPIIGRPTIPHMDQLGEKIQWVQCEDCFKWRKVPDNVDLPSRWTCSDNSCDPERSVCSAAQELTADHLRDLLPHINKASKKRKASKQEMDLVETLDGLDALAHLAILEEGETLPASPQATTKHPRHRPGCTCIVCIQPPSGKGPKHKQSCDCNVCKSVKRRFKTLMLKREKKLSEKEAEATCQKLQPQSAGQLLDGDDIQEPIDDAVHLSPQHGELNNEGSVDPNYLNEKKSSVEDPNYFDEKKSSVDDTNYLSEKISSVDDPSYLNEKESSVDDPNCLNEKKLSVDDPNCLNEKKSAVDDPNYVDERKSSVDDPNCLNEKKSSASPFKGEFDLNAKPDRDDELSPGSDSGSMMRMIKRAAEQYVRHCDNGSSVGNQRDGDGAGETNPGNCVIVSGSHQADVDHNRPLPISTAASLAPNDQ from the exons ATGTCGTCGTCCGCCGCGGCTTCAGGGAATGTTTGCTTCAACAGCAACTGCAAGGAATTTGTTGAAAAGACAAGGAAAGGTTGGCGTCGTCGTACCGGCGAGTTCGCTGAGCTATGTGATCGTTGcgg TTCTGCTTATGACGATGGCAAATTTTGTGATGCTTTTCACCTCAACTCTTCTGGATGGAGATCTTGTGAGTCTTGCGGAAAG CAAATCCATTGTGGATGCATTGTCTCTTTCCATACATTCGTTCTGTTGGATGCTGGAGGTATTGAGTGCATAGCCTGCGCTAGGAAAAGCTTTATTTTG CCTGAAAGAATTAAAGACGTCAACAATTGGAATCCGATAGCTGGTTCTGGTCCTGTTCCATGGCGTCAAGCACCAAGTTTATTTAATGGTTCCACCAATCAAAATGAGTTGCAGCACAAGGCACCCTTTCCTGAAGCCACAGTTAGCATCGACAGGCTTAGTCTTGGTGAGAGACCATTTGCCTTGTTGTCTGACAACAACAGGAAGGACTCTTGTGAAAAATTGATGAATGGAAAGCTGAAGATTGGTGTACCAGGAACACCTGAAGATGGATATGCTG GTTCCAATCGTGATGAGGCACATAAATCTTGTTTAAGTGCTCCATGGCAATCATCTTATGCAAACAGTGAACTTTCTGCACCCAGCTTTTGTTTAACAGTAGGTTCTGCTAGCAAAAATGAACCAACTGTTCACAGTAAGGTCTCTGTTAGTGTGCCACAACAAACTACACTTTCTATTCCTTTGCCTTTGGGGAAGCAGCTTGGTGGTCATGCTACAGTGGATTCTGCTGGAGAGACGCAAGTGAGGAGTTCGAAGATTCGTGGAGATGGGAGAGGAAAAAATCAATTACTGCCTCGTTACTGGCCTCGCATAACGGATCAAGAGCTACGCCGTTTATCTGAAGA TTCAAATTCTGTGATTACTCCTTTGTTTGAAAAGATGCTAAGTGCAAGTGATGCTGGCAGGATAGGACGGCTAGTATTGCCAAAGAAATGTGCTGAG GCCTATTTTCCACCAATTTCTAATCCAGAAGGGTTGCCTCTCAAGATGCAAGATCTGAAAGGGAAGGAATGGATGTTCCAGTTCAGGTTTTGGCCTAATAATAACAGTCGTATGTATGTGTTGGAAGGGGTGACTCCATGCATACAGTCTATGCAATTGCAAGCAGGTGACACAG TAACATTCAGTAGGATAGAACCAGAAGGAAAGTTGGTCATGGGTTGCAGAAAGGCCTCAAATATTCTTACCGCAGATCAG GGAAGTGAAGCTTGCAGTAACGGTAATGGTGTTGCTACAAATGGGAATGCCAGTACTAAACATACCAAGTCCTCTGAAGAAGTTCTGGCAAATTCTACTAAAAAGGGCTTTTCATCAACCACTCTTGTTGCCGCAACAAGTGCCAGGGCTGAAATTAAAATGTCTGATGATTTGGTTAATGAATCGTTAGGAAATAATCGTCCTATTCGTTGTAAGAGGAAGGGTAGCACAATGGGTTCGAAAAGGAAACGCATGCGGATTGATAATGACAACTTGGTAGAGCTGAAGGTCACAGTGGTGCAAGCCCAAGGGTTGATGCGTCCACCTTCGAGTGGTGCTCCAACAGTAATTGTGATAGAAGGCTGTGAATTTGAAGAATACGAG CAGGAAGATGCGCCAATTATTGGAAGGCCCACAATCCCTCATATGGATCAGTTGGG TGAAAAAATACAGTGGGTACAATGTGAGGACTGTTTCAAGTGGCGAAAAGTTCCTGACAATGTTGACCTTCCATCGAGATGGACTTGTTCAGACAACTCATGTGACCCCGAGAG gTCTGTGTGCTCAGCAGCTCAAGAATTAACAGCAGATCATCTGAGGGACCTACTACCTCATATTAATAAAG CTTCCAAGAAAAGGAAGGCTTCTAAACAGGAAATGGACTTGGTTGAAACTCTGGATGGGCTTGATGCCCTTGCTCATCTCGCTATCCTAGAAGAGGGAGAGACCCTGCCAGCATCACCACAGGCCACAACTAAGCATCCACGTCATAGACCTGGGTGTACATGCATTGTCTGCATCCAGCCCCCTAGTGGAAAAGGTCCAAAGCACAAGCAATCATGTGATTGTAACGTCTGTAAATCAGTAAAGCGTCGTTTCAAAACATTGATGTTGAAGCGTGAAAAAAAGTTATCAGAGAAAGAAGCAGAAGCTACTTGTCAAAAGCTGCAGCCGCAATCAGCTGGGCAATTGCTTGATGGTGATGACATTCAAGAACCTATTGATGATGCAGTGCATTTAAGCCCTCAGCATGGAGAGCTGAACAATGAAGGTTCTGTTGATCCCAATTACCTTAATGAGAAGAAATCTTCTGTTGAGGATCCCAATTACTTTGATGAGAAGAAATCTTCAGTTGATGACACAAATTACCTTAGTGAGAAGATATCTTCTGTTGATGACCCCAGCTACCTTAATGAGAAGGAATCTTCTGTTGATGATCCCAACTGCCTGAATGAGAAGAAATTATCCGTTGATGATCCTAACTGCCTGAATGAGAAGAAATCTGCTGTTGATGATCCCAACTACGTGGATGAGAGGAAATCTTCTGTTGATGATCCCAATTGCCTTAATGAGAAGaaatcttctgcttcaccattTAAAGGTGAATTTGACCTGAATGCTAAGCCAGATAGGGACGACGAGCTTTCACCAGGCTCTGATTCTGGTAGCATGATGCGCATGATCAAACGTGCTGCGGAGCAATATGTCAGGCACTGTGATAATGGAAGTTCCGTGGGTAACCAAAGAGATGGAGATGGTGCTGGGGAGACAAACCCGGGTAATTGTGTTATTGTTAGTGGTAGTCATCAAGCTGATGTAGATCATAATAGGCCTTTACCCATAAGCACTGCTGCATCTTTGGCACCTAATGACCAGTAA
- the LOC107011761 gene encoding B3 domain-containing transcription repressor VAL2 isoform X1, with translation MSSSAAASGNVCFNSNCKEFVEKTRKGWRRRTGEFAELCDRCGSAYDDGKFCDAFHLNSSGWRSCESCGKQIHCGCIVSFHTFVLLDAGGIECIACARKSFILTPNPAWPPPSLFLPLQPERIKDVNNWNPIAGSGPVPWRQAPSLFNGSTNQNELQHKAPFPEATVSIDRLSLGERPFALLSDNNRKDSCEKLMNGKLKIGVPGTPEDGYAGSNRDEAHKSCLSAPWQSSYANSELSAPSFCLTVGSASKNEPTVHSKVSVSVPQQTTLSIPLPLGKQLGGHATVDSAGETQVRSSKIRGDGRGKNQLLPRYWPRITDQELRRLSEDSNSVITPLFEKMLSASDAGRIGRLVLPKKCAEAYFPPISNPEGLPLKMQDLKGKEWMFQFRFWPNNNSRMYVLEGVTPCIQSMQLQAGDTVTFSRIEPEGKLVMGCRKASNILTADQGSEACSNGNGVATNGNASTKHTKSSEEVLANSTKKGFSSTTLVAATSARAEIKMSDDLVNESLGNNRPIRCKRKGSTMGSKRKRMRIDNDNLVELKVTVVQAQGLMRPPSSGAPTVIVIEGCEFEEYEQEDAPIIGRPTIPHMDQLGEKIQWVQCEDCFKWRKVPDNVDLPSRWTCSDNSCDPERSVCSAAQELTADHLRDLLPHINKASKKRKASKQEMDLVETLDGLDALAHLAILEEGETLPASPQATTKHPRHRPGCTCIVCIQPPSGKGPKHKQSCDCNVCKSVKRRFKTLMLKREKKLSEKEAEATCQKLQPQSAGQLLDGDDIQEPIDDAVHLSPQHGELNNEGSVDPNYLNEKKSSVEDPNYFDEKKSSVDDTNYLSEKISSVDDPSYLNEKESSVDDPNCLNEKKLSVDDPNCLNEKKSAVDDPNYVDERKSSVDDPNCLNEKKSSASPFKGEFDLNAKPDRDDELSPGSDSGSMMRMIKRAAEQYVRHCDNGSSVGNQRDGDGAGETNPGNCVIVSGSHQADVDHNRPLPISTAASLAPNDQ, from the exons ATGTCGTCGTCCGCCGCGGCTTCAGGGAATGTTTGCTTCAACAGCAACTGCAAGGAATTTGTTGAAAAGACAAGGAAAGGTTGGCGTCGTCGTACCGGCGAGTTCGCTGAGCTATGTGATCGTTGcgg TTCTGCTTATGACGATGGCAAATTTTGTGATGCTTTTCACCTCAACTCTTCTGGATGGAGATCTTGTGAGTCTTGCGGAAAG CAAATCCATTGTGGATGCATTGTCTCTTTCCATACATTCGTTCTGTTGGATGCTGGAGGTATTGAGTGCATAGCCTGCGCTAGGAAAAGCTTTATTTTG ACACCAAATCCTGCCTGGCCACCACCTTCACTTTTCCTTCCTCTGCAGCCTGAAAGAATTAAAGACGTCAACAATTGGAATCCGATAGCTGGTTCTGGTCCTGTTCCATGGCGTCAAGCACCAAGTTTATTTAATGGTTCCACCAATCAAAATGAGTTGCAGCACAAGGCACCCTTTCCTGAAGCCACAGTTAGCATCGACAGGCTTAGTCTTGGTGAGAGACCATTTGCCTTGTTGTCTGACAACAACAGGAAGGACTCTTGTGAAAAATTGATGAATGGAAAGCTGAAGATTGGTGTACCAGGAACACCTGAAGATGGATATGCTG GTTCCAATCGTGATGAGGCACATAAATCTTGTTTAAGTGCTCCATGGCAATCATCTTATGCAAACAGTGAACTTTCTGCACCCAGCTTTTGTTTAACAGTAGGTTCTGCTAGCAAAAATGAACCAACTGTTCACAGTAAGGTCTCTGTTAGTGTGCCACAACAAACTACACTTTCTATTCCTTTGCCTTTGGGGAAGCAGCTTGGTGGTCATGCTACAGTGGATTCTGCTGGAGAGACGCAAGTGAGGAGTTCGAAGATTCGTGGAGATGGGAGAGGAAAAAATCAATTACTGCCTCGTTACTGGCCTCGCATAACGGATCAAGAGCTACGCCGTTTATCTGAAGA TTCAAATTCTGTGATTACTCCTTTGTTTGAAAAGATGCTAAGTGCAAGTGATGCTGGCAGGATAGGACGGCTAGTATTGCCAAAGAAATGTGCTGAG GCCTATTTTCCACCAATTTCTAATCCAGAAGGGTTGCCTCTCAAGATGCAAGATCTGAAAGGGAAGGAATGGATGTTCCAGTTCAGGTTTTGGCCTAATAATAACAGTCGTATGTATGTGTTGGAAGGGGTGACTCCATGCATACAGTCTATGCAATTGCAAGCAGGTGACACAG TAACATTCAGTAGGATAGAACCAGAAGGAAAGTTGGTCATGGGTTGCAGAAAGGCCTCAAATATTCTTACCGCAGATCAG GGAAGTGAAGCTTGCAGTAACGGTAATGGTGTTGCTACAAATGGGAATGCCAGTACTAAACATACCAAGTCCTCTGAAGAAGTTCTGGCAAATTCTACTAAAAAGGGCTTTTCATCAACCACTCTTGTTGCCGCAACAAGTGCCAGGGCTGAAATTAAAATGTCTGATGATTTGGTTAATGAATCGTTAGGAAATAATCGTCCTATTCGTTGTAAGAGGAAGGGTAGCACAATGGGTTCGAAAAGGAAACGCATGCGGATTGATAATGACAACTTGGTAGAGCTGAAGGTCACAGTGGTGCAAGCCCAAGGGTTGATGCGTCCACCTTCGAGTGGTGCTCCAACAGTAATTGTGATAGAAGGCTGTGAATTTGAAGAATACGAG CAGGAAGATGCGCCAATTATTGGAAGGCCCACAATCCCTCATATGGATCAGTTGGG TGAAAAAATACAGTGGGTACAATGTGAGGACTGTTTCAAGTGGCGAAAAGTTCCTGACAATGTTGACCTTCCATCGAGATGGACTTGTTCAGACAACTCATGTGACCCCGAGAG gTCTGTGTGCTCAGCAGCTCAAGAATTAACAGCAGATCATCTGAGGGACCTACTACCTCATATTAATAAAG CTTCCAAGAAAAGGAAGGCTTCTAAACAGGAAATGGACTTGGTTGAAACTCTGGATGGGCTTGATGCCCTTGCTCATCTCGCTATCCTAGAAGAGGGAGAGACCCTGCCAGCATCACCACAGGCCACAACTAAGCATCCACGTCATAGACCTGGGTGTACATGCATTGTCTGCATCCAGCCCCCTAGTGGAAAAGGTCCAAAGCACAAGCAATCATGTGATTGTAACGTCTGTAAATCAGTAAAGCGTCGTTTCAAAACATTGATGTTGAAGCGTGAAAAAAAGTTATCAGAGAAAGAAGCAGAAGCTACTTGTCAAAAGCTGCAGCCGCAATCAGCTGGGCAATTGCTTGATGGTGATGACATTCAAGAACCTATTGATGATGCAGTGCATTTAAGCCCTCAGCATGGAGAGCTGAACAATGAAGGTTCTGTTGATCCCAATTACCTTAATGAGAAGAAATCTTCTGTTGAGGATCCCAATTACTTTGATGAGAAGAAATCTTCAGTTGATGACACAAATTACCTTAGTGAGAAGATATCTTCTGTTGATGACCCCAGCTACCTTAATGAGAAGGAATCTTCTGTTGATGATCCCAACTGCCTGAATGAGAAGAAATTATCCGTTGATGATCCTAACTGCCTGAATGAGAAGAAATCTGCTGTTGATGATCCCAACTACGTGGATGAGAGGAAATCTTCTGTTGATGATCCCAATTGCCTTAATGAGAAGaaatcttctgcttcaccattTAAAGGTGAATTTGACCTGAATGCTAAGCCAGATAGGGACGACGAGCTTTCACCAGGCTCTGATTCTGGTAGCATGATGCGCATGATCAAACGTGCTGCGGAGCAATATGTCAGGCACTGTGATAATGGAAGTTCCGTGGGTAACCAAAGAGATGGAGATGGTGCTGGGGAGACAAACCCGGGTAATTGTGTTATTGTTAGTGGTAGTCATCAAGCTGATGTAGATCATAATAGGCCTTTACCCATAAGCACTGCTGCATCTTTGGCACCTAATGACCAGTAA
- the LOC107011761 gene encoding B3 domain-containing transcription repressor VAL2 isoform X2, with protein sequence MSSSAAASGNVCFNSNCKEFVEKTRKGWRRRTGEFAELCDRCGSAYDDGKFCDAFHLNSSGWRSCESCGKQIHCGCIVSFHTFVLLDAGGIECIACARKSFILTPNPAWPPPSLFLPLQPERIKDVNNWNPIAGSGPVPWRQAPSLFNGSTNQNELQHKAPFPEATVSIDRLSLGERPFALLSDNNRKDSCEKLMNGKLKIGVPGTPEDGYAGSNRDEAHKSCLSAPWQSSYANSELSAPSFCLTVGSASKNEPTVHSKVSVSVPQQTTLSIPLPLGKQLGGHATVDSAGETQVRSSKIRGDGRGKNQLLPRYWPRITDQELRRLSEDSNSVITPLFEKMLSASDAGRIGRLVLPKKCAEAYFPPISNPEGLPLKMQDLKGKEWMFQFRFWPNNNSRMYVLEGVTPCIQSMQLQAGDTVTFSRIEPEGKLVMGCRKASNILTADQGSEACSNGNGVATNGNASTKHTKSSEEVLANSTKKGFSSTTLVAATSARAEIKMSDDLVNESLGNNRPIRCKRKGSTMGSKRKRMRIDNDNLVELKVTVVQAQGLMRPPSSGAPTVIVIEGCEFEEYEEDAPIIGRPTIPHMDQLGEKIQWVQCEDCFKWRKVPDNVDLPSRWTCSDNSCDPERSVCSAAQELTADHLRDLLPHINKASKKRKASKQEMDLVETLDGLDALAHLAILEEGETLPASPQATTKHPRHRPGCTCIVCIQPPSGKGPKHKQSCDCNVCKSVKRRFKTLMLKREKKLSEKEAEATCQKLQPQSAGQLLDGDDIQEPIDDAVHLSPQHGELNNEGSVDPNYLNEKKSSVEDPNYFDEKKSSVDDTNYLSEKISSVDDPSYLNEKESSVDDPNCLNEKKLSVDDPNCLNEKKSAVDDPNYVDERKSSVDDPNCLNEKKSSASPFKGEFDLNAKPDRDDELSPGSDSGSMMRMIKRAAEQYVRHCDNGSSVGNQRDGDGAGETNPGNCVIVSGSHQADVDHNRPLPISTAASLAPNDQ encoded by the exons ATGTCGTCGTCCGCCGCGGCTTCAGGGAATGTTTGCTTCAACAGCAACTGCAAGGAATTTGTTGAAAAGACAAGGAAAGGTTGGCGTCGTCGTACCGGCGAGTTCGCTGAGCTATGTGATCGTTGcgg TTCTGCTTATGACGATGGCAAATTTTGTGATGCTTTTCACCTCAACTCTTCTGGATGGAGATCTTGTGAGTCTTGCGGAAAG CAAATCCATTGTGGATGCATTGTCTCTTTCCATACATTCGTTCTGTTGGATGCTGGAGGTATTGAGTGCATAGCCTGCGCTAGGAAAAGCTTTATTTTG ACACCAAATCCTGCCTGGCCACCACCTTCACTTTTCCTTCCTCTGCAGCCTGAAAGAATTAAAGACGTCAACAATTGGAATCCGATAGCTGGTTCTGGTCCTGTTCCATGGCGTCAAGCACCAAGTTTATTTAATGGTTCCACCAATCAAAATGAGTTGCAGCACAAGGCACCCTTTCCTGAAGCCACAGTTAGCATCGACAGGCTTAGTCTTGGTGAGAGACCATTTGCCTTGTTGTCTGACAACAACAGGAAGGACTCTTGTGAAAAATTGATGAATGGAAAGCTGAAGATTGGTGTACCAGGAACACCTGAAGATGGATATGCTG GTTCCAATCGTGATGAGGCACATAAATCTTGTTTAAGTGCTCCATGGCAATCATCTTATGCAAACAGTGAACTTTCTGCACCCAGCTTTTGTTTAACAGTAGGTTCTGCTAGCAAAAATGAACCAACTGTTCACAGTAAGGTCTCTGTTAGTGTGCCACAACAAACTACACTTTCTATTCCTTTGCCTTTGGGGAAGCAGCTTGGTGGTCATGCTACAGTGGATTCTGCTGGAGAGACGCAAGTGAGGAGTTCGAAGATTCGTGGAGATGGGAGAGGAAAAAATCAATTACTGCCTCGTTACTGGCCTCGCATAACGGATCAAGAGCTACGCCGTTTATCTGAAGA TTCAAATTCTGTGATTACTCCTTTGTTTGAAAAGATGCTAAGTGCAAGTGATGCTGGCAGGATAGGACGGCTAGTATTGCCAAAGAAATGTGCTGAG GCCTATTTTCCACCAATTTCTAATCCAGAAGGGTTGCCTCTCAAGATGCAAGATCTGAAAGGGAAGGAATGGATGTTCCAGTTCAGGTTTTGGCCTAATAATAACAGTCGTATGTATGTGTTGGAAGGGGTGACTCCATGCATACAGTCTATGCAATTGCAAGCAGGTGACACAG TAACATTCAGTAGGATAGAACCAGAAGGAAAGTTGGTCATGGGTTGCAGAAAGGCCTCAAATATTCTTACCGCAGATCAG GGAAGTGAAGCTTGCAGTAACGGTAATGGTGTTGCTACAAATGGGAATGCCAGTACTAAACATACCAAGTCCTCTGAAGAAGTTCTGGCAAATTCTACTAAAAAGGGCTTTTCATCAACCACTCTTGTTGCCGCAACAAGTGCCAGGGCTGAAATTAAAATGTCTGATGATTTGGTTAATGAATCGTTAGGAAATAATCGTCCTATTCGTTGTAAGAGGAAGGGTAGCACAATGGGTTCGAAAAGGAAACGCATGCGGATTGATAATGACAACTTGGTAGAGCTGAAGGTCACAGTGGTGCAAGCCCAAGGGTTGATGCGTCCACCTTCGAGTGGTGCTCCAACAGTAATTGTGATAGAAGGCTGTGAATTTGAAGAATACGAG GAAGATGCGCCAATTATTGGAAGGCCCACAATCCCTCATATGGATCAGTTGGG TGAAAAAATACAGTGGGTACAATGTGAGGACTGTTTCAAGTGGCGAAAAGTTCCTGACAATGTTGACCTTCCATCGAGATGGACTTGTTCAGACAACTCATGTGACCCCGAGAG gTCTGTGTGCTCAGCAGCTCAAGAATTAACAGCAGATCATCTGAGGGACCTACTACCTCATATTAATAAAG CTTCCAAGAAAAGGAAGGCTTCTAAACAGGAAATGGACTTGGTTGAAACTCTGGATGGGCTTGATGCCCTTGCTCATCTCGCTATCCTAGAAGAGGGAGAGACCCTGCCAGCATCACCACAGGCCACAACTAAGCATCCACGTCATAGACCTGGGTGTACATGCATTGTCTGCATCCAGCCCCCTAGTGGAAAAGGTCCAAAGCACAAGCAATCATGTGATTGTAACGTCTGTAAATCAGTAAAGCGTCGTTTCAAAACATTGATGTTGAAGCGTGAAAAAAAGTTATCAGAGAAAGAAGCAGAAGCTACTTGTCAAAAGCTGCAGCCGCAATCAGCTGGGCAATTGCTTGATGGTGATGACATTCAAGAACCTATTGATGATGCAGTGCATTTAAGCCCTCAGCATGGAGAGCTGAACAATGAAGGTTCTGTTGATCCCAATTACCTTAATGAGAAGAAATCTTCTGTTGAGGATCCCAATTACTTTGATGAGAAGAAATCTTCAGTTGATGACACAAATTACCTTAGTGAGAAGATATCTTCTGTTGATGACCCCAGCTACCTTAATGAGAAGGAATCTTCTGTTGATGATCCCAACTGCCTGAATGAGAAGAAATTATCCGTTGATGATCCTAACTGCCTGAATGAGAAGAAATCTGCTGTTGATGATCCCAACTACGTGGATGAGAGGAAATCTTCTGTTGATGATCCCAATTGCCTTAATGAGAAGaaatcttctgcttcaccattTAAAGGTGAATTTGACCTGAATGCTAAGCCAGATAGGGACGACGAGCTTTCACCAGGCTCTGATTCTGGTAGCATGATGCGCATGATCAAACGTGCTGCGGAGCAATATGTCAGGCACTGTGATAATGGAAGTTCCGTGGGTAACCAAAGAGATGGAGATGGTGCTGGGGAGACAAACCCGGGTAATTGTGTTATTGTTAGTGGTAGTCATCAAGCTGATGTAGATCATAATAGGCCTTTACCCATAAGCACTGCTGCATCTTTGGCACCTAATGACCAGTAA